The genomic DNA TCAATTGCAGCAATCTCCGTAACGATCTCCAAATTTTTGAATTTGATCCGGAAGCAACGTCTTTTGGTCTCAATGGAGCAAAAATTATCTCCGTTGAGATATTGAATGACAAGGGGGATCCCCTTGCCTGGGCAATCGGTGGCGAAGTCGTGACGATCAGCATTAAAGCGCATGCTTATGAAGAACTTGACTCGCCCATTATCGGTTTTGTCGTCAAAGATCGCTTGGGACAAACCTTGTTTGGCGAAAATACCTATCTGAGTTTTATTGATGCGCCGGTATCCACACAGGCGGGTAAAACACTCCAGGCGGACTTCACCTTTACTATGCCCATATTGCCGGTTGGCGACTATGCAATCAATGTTGCCCTTGCGAATGGGACACAAGAGCACCACGTTCAACACCACTGGATACATGATGCCGTCGCCTTTAAATCAGAAGCGACCAGCGCGTCGGCAGGACTGGTGGGGATACCGATGTTGCATATTGATATGCAGACGGAATCCTCCGTATCTCCCTCAGCGCCTTCGGGTACGGACTCGTGATACATCTTCGACAACGCACTTTTCGTGAATCGATAAAAGCCCGCTTGTCACTATTCGTCACTCAAGCCATCCCATTCAATATCGGATACTTGAATACAAACAGAAACAATCTGTATTTTTTTAATTTTTCGTCAATATATATCGCACGTATTATTCTCTGCGGACGTATTGCGATTTGCCTTGTCCATCTATACGGATTGGTCCTTACCCAAATATTGATTTCCTCTCCAAAACGCCTGATGCCCCTGACGCGTGCAGGAGCTTATCACAAGACTTTTGACGACAACGCGACAGAGAAGCAACACCCTTCTCGAAGCCACACAACGTTGCATAAGTATAATAATCACAATGCATTTATGTCGCTCGTACCGTCGCTTTTGCTGAGTAGTATCCAATGAAACCATATATTGCGCGTGCAATTACAGGATGAGAGAAGTAGCATGATAGGAATTTGTCCAGACGCTTTAAACCTTGGAAGCGGTAAAACATTTCTCGAGAACTACCTCAATGTTGACATTGAGGAGCGATGGCAACCAGATATTGTCTTGAATTTTGGAGTCACTATTCCGGATAACTCTATTTTTCATACAAAACGATTCGGTAAAGTCATCCTGCAACACAGTTCGTTTAAAGAAATCATCGCGCATGACGTGTTGGAACATATTCCTGACTTGACGACAGCTATGCACAATTGCCTCAATTTATTGGATGTTGATGGCGTAATGCATATAACGGTTCCGTATGACCTCTCGTACGGATCGTGGCAAGACCCTACGCATATCCATGCGTTCAATGAGCGAAGTTGGCTTTACTATACAGATTGGTATTGGTATTTAGGGTGGTCCCAAGCGCGTTTTGAAAGGACAAGCTTAAATATGAAGCTGAGTCCATACGGTATCAAACTTCAAAAAGCAGGGAAAAGCCAAGACGAAATACTGAATTCTCCCCGCGCAGTGGATGCAATGCATGTGGTTCTTACGAAACGTCTTCTGACCGAAGAAGAACGAACCAAATCTCTATTAATGCAAGAGCGAGCCATGACGTGCGCCACAACTGAACACCTGGAGCATGAGACCCAACAGGCAACACCTGAAGAAGACTCGCTATTACAGGTAGATGATGCTGATTGGGGCGATTATGCTCAGCAACAAGAAGAAACTGATCTTCGTGCCACTTTATCTGAAGAATTTACCCGGTTACATCAGACTATCAGCGAACGCGACGAGGTCGTGAACCATTTTACGCGTACTGTCGAAAAACAGGAACAGCAAATAGCCGAGCTTGAACGCGTCATCGCAGAACACGAAGAAGAGATGCAACGCGCGATGCAACAAGCCGGACACGACTTGGCGCAAACCGTCGCAAGCAGAGACAGACACATTCGGGAACTCAGCCGGGAGCTGAACGCCCGAGATCGTCAAATTGCCGCTCTATTAGGTTCAAAATCCTGGCGTATCACGCACCCTCTGCGCGTTGTGATGACGCAATGGGGAAAAGTACGCCGCCTGATTCCTCGCGTATGGAACGGGTTCCGTTATCTTCTTCGTGGTGATTTCAAGGGATTTTGGCGGCGCCTCAAGACGATACAAGCAGAGCGAGCCCGATATAGTATCCGACATTGTGCGTCACCAGAAGCATTGTGTTGGGGCATTATGGCGACCCCGCACACAATGTTTATCGCACATCTCATTGCGTCTCGATTGCAAAAGCACGGATGGTCCACAGAAATCTTTACTGATGAGCCGGACCAGTTTGATCTCGATTATTATTTTGTCATTTGTCCACAGATGTTTCAGTCACTTCCGCCGGGTGAACGCCGTATCGCCTTTCAATTGGAACAGTCCGTCAGTTCTCGATGGTTTACCCAGGACTATCTGAAAAGTTTGGAGAACTCGCTGTGCGTACTGGACTACGCACTCATCAACATTGAATTCCTTGCGCAAAAGGGCATTACCTACCCACATATTTTCTATCTTCCGATTGGAAGCAACGCAGATTATATTCAATCTGACGCACCGACACCGGAAAAATGTTACGACGTCTTGTTTTATGGAGACTCCTTGAGTTCTCCGCGGAGACAAAAGCTCCTGCAAATTCTGCAGAAGCATTTTCAGGTGAAGTTCTGCAACGATACCTTTGGGCAAGAAATGATCGACGAAATTCGTCGTGCCAAAGTTGTCGTAAATCTTCATTATTATGAACATGCCCTGCTGGAAACACCACGCCTCCATGAGTGTTTGTCGTTGGGCACACCGGTCGTCTCCGAATCTGCGCAAGACCAATCCGATTATCCAGAACTGGCTCATGGCGTGACGTTCTTCCCTGAAGGGGATGAGCAGGCCATGGTCGAAGCCGTACGTACAGTTTTAAACACCCCCGAAAGGCACGCTGAATTACGCAAGTCCGTAGAGTGTGGATCGAAACGTTTCGCCTTTATGTTTGACCGTTTTCTGGCAGCTATGAATTTCGTTCCAGTCGAAAAACTCGCTAACGATGAATTGGAATTTCCTTGCACAGGATCTCGAATTGCGCTTTCCTTGCCCGAAACGATTTCCCGTCGCCGGATTTACCTTGAAAACCAGCCTCAAAATTGTCGTATTTTCGATGGTGTTCGCTTAAGTCCTGGATGGATTGGCTGTGCAATGTCGTATTCGACTCTCTCTCGCTATGCGCTCAACCAGGGAGTCAAACAACTCACGATCATTGAGGATGATGTGCTTTTGCCGAGTGATTTCGAAGAAAAAATGCACATCATCGAAACCTATCTCCGTGAACGAGAAGGACAATGGGACGTCTTTGCCGGAGTCATAGCCCTGCTGCATGAAGACACCCGCGTTCTCAAGGTAGAAACATTTCAAGGCATGACTTTTGTCACCATAGACAAAATGACAAGTATGGTGTGTAATATCTACAGTGAGAAAATTTTGACCTTGTTGTCACATTGGGACTCCAACAATCGGGATGCTCAAAACAACACAATAGATAAATATCTTGAACGACAGGAGGATTTGCGCGTCGTCACGACATTGCCATTTATCGTCGGACACCGAGAAGAAGTCCAGTCGACGTTATGGGGATTTCAAAATACCCAATATCTGGATCTTATTGCGAAAAGCGAACACACATTGCGAGCGAAAGTCGAAGCGTTTCAGGCCAAGATGTCTTGTGAAAATAGCTAGCTCTTGTTCTCTCAAGTTTTTTTGATGTTGCGAGTCTGAATTATGCCAACTATAAGCGCTTCCATTGTTGTGTTCAAACCCGATGTAGGTCTTCTCGGTAATGTGCTCAACCGGTTACACACGGCCGCACTTCGCGCTGGATGCGCCCGACTTGACGTGACCCTCATTGATAACAGCCCGATCCCGGTGATAACCACCGCCCCACACGTTGATCGGCCTTTATCTATGAGGCTCATCCATCGGCCCGATAACCCCGGTTATGGAGCCGGACACAATTTGGCTATCGGTCAAACATCGACCGACTTTCATCTCATTCTCAACCCCGATGCCTTGCTTGAAGCTGATGCACTTGTTCAGGCACTCAACTTCATGGCCGCCCACCCTGATGTCGGTATGATATCACCGGCTGTTTTTGCACCGGATGGGAAACAGCAATATCTCTGCAAACGCTACCCCACAGTGTTTGATCTTATTGCACGAGGTTTCTTCCCGACCAGGCTCAAACAGTTTTTTCGTGCCCGTTTAGACCGGTATGAAATGCACGACTGTATCAATCCGCGTGATATTGTGTTCGATCCGCCCATCGTCAGTGGATGTTGCATGTTTTGCCGCACCGTCCACCTGTTGCATTGTCACGGTTTTGACGAACGTTTTTTTCTCTATTTCGAAGACTTTGATTTAAGCCTTCGTTTTACAGAATGTGGTCGACTTGCGTATGTACCGAGCATGCGCATCATTCACCACGGCGGCTATGCCGCTCGCAAAGGATGGCGACATATTCGCTACTTTGCGGCCTCGGCATTCCGTTTCTACGTCAAACACGGATTCAAGCTCTTGTGACCTGACCATTGTGGAAACCCTATTGATTTCCCGAATCAGGTCGATTCATTGAAAATATGAAACGTTAAATACGAGCGACATCGGGAATAAGGCCATGTATACACCAACACACTCCGAACCGTGGTTGGTCACCGGGGCCACGGGCTTTATTGGGCACCATATTATGACGGCATTGCTCGAAGCAGGCATACCTGTTCGA from Desulfovibrio inopinatus DSM 10711 includes the following:
- a CDS encoding glycosyltransferase family protein yields the protein MIGICPDALNLGSGKTFLENYLNVDIEERWQPDIVLNFGVTIPDNSIFHTKRFGKVILQHSSFKEIIAHDVLEHIPDLTTAMHNCLNLLDVDGVMHITVPYDLSYGSWQDPTHIHAFNERSWLYYTDWYWYLGWSQARFERTSLNMKLSPYGIKLQKAGKSQDEILNSPRAVDAMHVVLTKRLLTEEERTKSLLMQERAMTCATTEHLEHETQQATPEEDSLLQVDDADWGDYAQQQEETDLRATLSEEFTRLHQTISERDEVVNHFTRTVEKQEQQIAELERVIAEHEEEMQRAMQQAGHDLAQTVASRDRHIRELSRELNARDRQIAALLGSKSWRITHPLRVVMTQWGKVRRLIPRVWNGFRYLLRGDFKGFWRRLKTIQAERARYSIRHCASPEALCWGIMATPHTMFIAHLIASRLQKHGWSTEIFTDEPDQFDLDYYFVICPQMFQSLPPGERRIAFQLEQSVSSRWFTQDYLKSLENSLCVLDYALINIEFLAQKGITYPHIFYLPIGSNADYIQSDAPTPEKCYDVLFYGDSLSSPRRQKLLQILQKHFQVKFCNDTFGQEMIDEIRRAKVVVNLHYYEHALLETPRLHECLSLGTPVVSESAQDQSDYPELAHGVTFFPEGDEQAMVEAVRTVLNTPERHAELRKSVECGSKRFAFMFDRFLAAMNFVPVEKLANDELEFPCTGSRIALSLPETISRRRIYLENQPQNCRIFDGVRLSPGWIGCAMSYSTLSRYALNQGVKQLTIIEDDVLLPSDFEEKMHIIETYLREREGQWDVFAGVIALLHEDTRVLKVETFQGMTFVTIDKMTSMVCNIYSEKILTLLSHWDSNNRDAQNNTIDKYLERQEDLRVVTTLPFIVGHREEVQSTLWGFQNTQYLDLIAKSEHTLRAKVEAFQAKMSCENS